From one Lycium ferocissimum isolate CSIRO_LF1 chromosome 7, AGI_CSIRO_Lferr_CH_V1, whole genome shotgun sequence genomic stretch:
- the LOC132062956 gene encoding cysteine-rich receptor-like protein kinase 44: protein MAIHTLLAFLIWHVYLHGFILAQPGGLAYTQCGVSGNYTEISTYKKNLNSLLSSLASHMDKYGFYNASIGQNNDMVSAIVLCRGDEEVQVCRTCVRNVSQNLVQSCPNQKEAFGGYEECLLWYSDQSITGTMSTFAPFYYSSIYDAFGGEEFNQALFKLLDSLQGPASNGDPRRKYATGNVTGPDFQTIYALVQCIPNLSPQQCSDCLTKAYGEMVNCTCNGTKGGRIIMSGCNFRYETYRFFNGMVFEAPPPGKDDKKAQTGKDHKTARTVIIVIVTIAIFIVCISIILMKRRKRKPVNKIQSMRVDDISTAESLQYDFSTIRVATDNFSNDNKLGQGGFGPVYKGKLPNGREIAVKRLSANSEQGDVEFKNEVLLVARLQHRNLVRLLGFCLDGTERLLVYEFVPNASLDHFLFDLIKRRELDWEKRFKIIGGIARGILYLHEDSRLRIIHRDLKASNVLLDEEMNPKISDFGSARLVVLDETHGSTNRIAGTYGYMAPEYAMHGKFSVKSDVFSFGVLVLEILSGQRNTCFRNGEFVGNLLSYAWMNWREETTSKLIDPILMGSSGLVSDIVRCIHIALLCVQENVTDRPTMAAVVLMLSSLSLSLPVPSRPALSDVNLETSLIQEYNSQNEASITELYPR, encoded by the exons ATGGCTATTCACACATTACTAGCCTTTCTTATTTGGCATGTTTATCTTCACGGTTTCATCCTAGCACAGCCAGGTGGTTTAGCATACACTCAATGTGGTGTCAGTGGCAACTATACTGAAATTAGTACATACAAGAAAAATCTTAACTCACTTCTCTCTTCCCTTGCGTCACATATGGATAAATATGGTTTCTACAATGCTTCCATTGGCCAAAACAACGATATGGTCAGTGCTATTGTGTTATGTAGAGGAGATGAGGAGGTACAAGTATGTCGCACTTGTGTCCGTAACGTTTCTCAAAATCTTGTACAGTCATGTCCTAACCAAAAAGAAGCTTTTGGTGGCTATGAAGAATGTTTGTTATGGTACTCGGATCAATCCATTACAGGCACTATGTCAACTTTTGCTCCGTTTTACTACTCGAGTATTTATGATGCCTTTGGAGGGGAGGAATTTAATCAGGCACTATTTAAATTATTAGACAGTTTACAAGGCCCTGCTTCAAATGGTGATCCACGTCGAAAATATGCTACCGGAAATGTGACAGGTCCAgattttcaaactatatatgCACTTGTGCAGTGTATTCCTAACTTATCTCCTCAGCAATGCTCCGATTGCTTAACTAAAGCTTATGGAGAGATGGTTAATTGTACCTGCAATGGCACTAAGGGTGGCAGAATCATAATGTCTGGGTGCAATTTCCGTTATGAAACTTATCGTTTCTTCAACGGGATGGTGTTTGAAGCTCCACCTCCAG GGAAGGATGATAAAAAGGCTCAAACAGGGAAGGATCATAAAACAGCTCGAACTGTCATCATTGTTATTGTGACAATTGCTATTTTTATTGTTTGTATTTCTATCATCTTGATGAAGAGGCGGAAGAGGAAGCCGGTGAACAAAATTCAAA GCATGCGTGTGGATGATATTAGCACTGCAGAATCCCTGCAATATGATTTTTCTACAATTAGAGTAGCAACAGACAACTTCTCAAATGACAATAAGTTGGGACAAGGAGGATTTGGACCTGTGTACAAG GGTAAACTTCCAAATGGAAGAGAAATAGCTGTGAAAAGATTGTCAGCAAATTCAGAACAAGGTGATGTAGAATTCAAAAATGAGGTCCTGTTGGTTGCTAGGCTTCAACATAGGAATTTGGTTAGGTTACTTGGATTTTGCCTAGATGGAACAGAGAGACTTCTTGTCTATGAATTTGTACCCAATGCAAGCCTTGACCACTTTTTATTTG ATCTGATTAAACGCAGGGAATTGGATTGGGAAAAGCGATTCAAAATCATAGGAGGCATTGCTAGGGGAATTCTTTATCTTCATGAGGATTCTAGACTTAGGATCATTCATCGTGATCTCAAAGCTAGTAATGTTCTActtgatgaagaaatgaatcCTAAAATCTCAGATTTTGGCTCGGCAAGGCTAGTTGTCTTGGATGAAACTCATGGCAGCACAAACAGAATTGCTGGGACCTA TGGGTATATGGCACCAGAGTATGCAATGCACGGGAAATTCTCGGTGAAATCAGATGTTTTTAGCTTTGGAGTGCTAGTCCTGGAGATTTTAAGTGGCCAGAGAAACACTTGTTTCAGAAATGGAGAATTTGTGGGAAACCTTCTAAGCTAT GCTTGGATGAACTGGCGTGAAGAAACAACTTCAAAATTGATAGATCCCATATTGATGGGAAGCTCAGGATTAGTAAGCGACATAGTGAGATGCATCCACATAGCATTATTGTGTGTTCAAGAAAATGTGACTGATAGACCAACCATGGCAGCAGTTGTTCTCATGCTCAGTAGCCTCTCTCTAAGTCTTCCAGTGCCTTCAAGGCCTGCATTATCTGATGTTAACTTAGAGACTTCTCTTATTCAAGAATATAATTCACAAAATGAGGCATCGATAACTGAGTTATATCCTAGATAG